The Aquiluna sp. KACHI24 genome contains a region encoding:
- a CDS encoding class I SAM-dependent methyltransferase, producing MTKADLSKSPEAVSAMFDSVAHSYDKTNDLLSFGQARLWRGAVRKAISPKSGERILDIAAGTGTSSMALLKPGVTVVAADFSKGMLEEGKKRYPKLEFAFADAMKLPFQAAEFDVVTMSFGLRNVQDHRIALGEFLKVLKPGGRLVICEFSKVSGVFGPFYRFYLKHILPKFSALFSKSPEAYDYLAESIEAWPDQKSLARDIEKAGFKDVKFRNLSLGIVALHTAVKP from the coding sequence GTGACTAAAGCCGACCTCTCCAAATCTCCTGAGGCGGTTTCGGCTATGTTCGATTCGGTCGCACACTCGTATGACAAGACCAATGACCTTCTATCTTTTGGTCAGGCTAGGCTCTGGCGCGGTGCAGTTCGCAAGGCAATATCCCCGAAGTCAGGCGAGCGCATTCTTGACATCGCCGCCGGCACCGGCACCAGTTCGATGGCTTTGCTAAAGCCAGGCGTGACCGTAGTGGCCGCAGACTTTTCAAAGGGCATGCTCGAAGAGGGAAAGAAGCGGTATCCAAAACTTGAGTTTGCATTTGCCGATGCGATGAAGCTCCCTTTCCAGGCCGCGGAGTTTGATGTTGTCACAATGAGCTTTGGGCTTCGAAATGTTCAGGACCACAGGATTGCCCTGGGAGAGTTCTTGAAGGTGCTGAAACCGGGCGGTCGACTGGTAATTTGCGAATTTTCGAAAGTCTCGGGAGTATTTGGCCCGTTTTATCGCTTCTACCTAAAGCACATCCTGCCTAAGTTCTCAGCACTGTTTAGCAAGAGCCCAGAAGCCTATGACTATCTAGCTGAATCTATTGAGGCATGGCCCGATCAAAAGAGTCTGGCTAGGGATATCGAAAAGGCTGGATTTAAAGACGTGAAGTTTAGAAACCTGAGTTTGGGCATCGTTGCATTGCACACGGCGGTAAAGCCATGA